Genomic window (Eubalaena glacialis isolate mEubGla1 chromosome X, mEubGla1.1.hap2.+ XY, whole genome shotgun sequence):
GCCTTTCAAATGCATGCAGCTCACTGACTTCATCCTCAAGTTCCCACACGGTGCCCGCCAGAAGTATGTCCGAGAAGCCTGGGAGAAGGCAGATATCAATGCAAAGTGGGCAGCCACAAGGTGGGCCAAGAAGATTGAAGCCAGAGAAAAGAAAGCCAAGATGACAGATTTTGATCGTTATAAAGTCATGAAGGCAAGGAAAATGAGGAACAGACTAATCAAGCTTGAAGTTAAGAAACTTCAAAAGGCAGCTCTCCTGAAGGCTTCTCCCAAGAAAGCACTTGCTGCTAAGGGGGCAGCTACGGCCGCTGCTGCGAAGGTTCCAGCAAAAAAAGATGACCGCTACGGGTAAGAAGGCTCCAGCCCAGAAGGTTCCTGCCCAGAAagctgcaggccagaaggcagcACCTCCTCCAAAGGCTCAGAAGGGTCAGAAAGCTCCAGCCCAGAAAGCACCTGCTCTAAAGGCATCTGGCAAGAAAGCATGAGAGCGTAAGAGGCTGTTATAAACAGAATAGAGGTTCTTTTTGACATGCTGGCAAATCTGTTTAATGTATGGATTAAAGTCTGTTACTGGGGCCGGGTTTATGAGGCAGATTGATGGTAGGGTTGTTAATGTTGTCACTGGAGAATCAGTTCCTTAGTCCCACTCTGCCCAGACTCAAAGTCATCACACAAAGTCATAAGTAATGTTCTCATGGGAAATCATGATAATTAGACCACtgggttaatttttttcccttgtacaaatatatttcccataaataagtaaaatccCAGCTGCTTTTGATGCTTGAGTTTAgtaaattttcttataaaaataaactaggaaaacaaatacattaaaaaaaaaaaaagatggcaggaCAGAAGGAGTTAGAGGGAGGCAACCATGGCCATGACCTCACACAActtgccgggggtgggggtggggggtgggggggcagagaTGTTGATGTTGATGGAATAAACACCCTGAACTTTCTCTCCTGCCCTTCACTCTCCTGGCAACCCCCACTCCTATGGCCCAACCCAACCAGAAGCTAAAAGGCAGGGGTGCCCAGGCCCTGTATTCCATGGGAAtcagagcagggcagagaagggTGGAAAATCACAGtggagaagggagaaatggagaaCAACCAGCACATGGTCTCAGCTTTTTTGAACAGTATTTATACAAAAGAACAAGTTGAGGAAATGGAAAGCAGTTATATGGTTTATAATTCAAGTCCCTCTTAAGATGATGCTTCTAAGGAACGTCTTGTTTGCCTGTCGTTCCATTTCCATATTGATCAAATTGTAGAGATAATTGTTTGTTTACCTTACCATTTTACATTGCCTTCCTGGTCCCAGTCAGTGGGAATGCCTGGAGCTGCATCTCTTAAGTGAGGCTGATTTGAGCTTCATTGTTCATCTGCTCAAAGGAGAGCACTGCctggttgtttgttgttgttgttgttgttttaatcatCTTGTTCAAATTCTGTCTTGAAATATTGAAAGTTAAAGGAATGATTTAAAGAGCCTGGACTTCAAATTGCCTAGAGCCACGTGATTCAGAGGGTTCTCTGACTCTTCGTCTATTTAGGTGAAGGGAAGAGTAAACACGTTTATAAATGTCAGACACGGCCCCTCTAGGGGCTATTGATGCAGACAGCCAGAGAcggcattaaaaaaattatccaaagGGCTTGATTCAATATCATTGCTGACCAGAAGTCTGGGAAAGAACTGATGTTGATGTGCTTGGAAAGACTTACCTTTCCCTGATCCTCTGTCACTGCACACAAGAACCTCTTTAAAGGGGCCAGCAGCTCTTGTGGTCTGAGTATAGAAACTTAACTTCAGCCCTTGACCAGCTGAGATGACATAGTTAGTTCCTATCTCACAGCTCTACATTCAATGCCCCACTCTGAACTTAAGTCACCTGTCACTTATTAAGAAACTCAACCACAAacgtttctatttcttcttgtatgTGGTACACTCTTCTGAGAATTTCATTCGGTCCACATATGTCCTATCTCAGTGATACCGTCTCTGGTTATTACCATGATAATCAGTGTGGTTCCTTCCCACAGTGGGGCTATATCTCAAAGTATTATTCTGATTGTGTTCTATGATTTTCCCTGCCCCCTCTGCTCTCACTGATACACTCAGGGCCAATTTCACTCCTCCAGTCTACACTACAGATGAAATAAAGAtacattaagggacttccctggtggtccagtggtatagaatccgcctaccaatgcaggggacgcgggtttgattcctggtgggggaactaaaatcccacatgccgcggggcaactaagcccacgcgcctcaacaagagagcccgtgtgccacaaactacagagcccacgtgctctggagcccgcgcaccacaactagagagagaaaaacccacgtgccacaactagagagaagctcgcatgctgcaatgaaagatgCCTCAACCAAGAGCccttgtgccgcaactaagacccaacacagccaaataaataaacaaaacaaaaaacaaaacaaaacaaaaaaagatacactaaaaatattcagaacttccctggttgtccagtggttaagaatccgccttccaatgcaggggacatgagtttgatccctggtcggggaactaagatcccacataccttggggcaactaagcccatgtgccacaaactacagagcccacgcgttctggagcccgcatgccccAACGAAGAGCCCGCCTGCCGAAAGAAGATCCCGAGtgacgcaactaagacccgatgcagccaaaaataaataaataaataaaatatttttaaaacaatattcaaaGAAACTTCTAACTTTTGTGTCAATGAAGAGTCTCAGAAATGTGTGTGCCAGCTTTTCCTCTCCCAGAGATTAGATGAGACAGAGTTTAGGCAAAGTGGAAAGAGATGGCAAAGTAGAGGCTCAAATGGAAGAAGGACTGAAGAATGGGAGGAATGAATTTTCTGCCACAATAACCAGAGTGCTGAGTAAAAGGGATCCCCCTCCCCCTCGCCTTGCCAACTGATAACCTCCGGACAAACGACTTTCAACAATATTGGACGTTTATAAGTTTCCTTTTCCACCCCATCCTTGATCaaaaggtggggatggggggcaaGAAAGGAGAATCTTTGCCCCTGGTAAGGTGGACCTAAACAGAAACAGTTGGGAGTATCCTTTTTGAGCAGGGCAACAGTAGACACATATTTACTGTTCCGCATTCATTTAAAGAACTATATCAGAAGGATTAAACTCAGCTGCTTGTGACTGAAAACTCTAAATAATAATGGCTTAAACAAAAAGAAGTGTATCTCTCATGTAAAGAAGtctggaagggacttccctggtggcacagcggttaagaatcctcctgccaatgcaggggacacgggttcaagccctggtccaggaagatcctacatgctgtggagcaactaagcccttgcaccacaactactgagcctatgctctagagcccacaagccacatctactgaagcccgtgcgcctagagcccatgctccgcaacaagagaagccactgccatgagaagcccgtgcaccgcaatgaagagtagcccccactcgccgcaactagagaaagcccatgtgcagcaacgaagacccaatgcagccaaaaataaataaataaagtaaatttatattttaaaaaagtctagAAATGTACATACTCCTTACATCTTACTACTCTGCCAGCCTCCTTTTATCTCATGGTCCCAGATAACAATGTGAATTCCAGCCTTCATGTCTATATTCCAGGTAACAGGAAGGAAAGATGAGAGAACAATCCCTCCCTTTAAGAAAACGTCCTGGGAGTTTCACATGATATTTCCAATTATATCTATTTGCCAGAACTTAGTCACACTTAGctacaagggaggctgggaaattatAGTCTTCATTCTGGGCAGCAAAAACTGTAGGTTCTATTtctaaggaagaaatggaaaacagatattGGGGGATAACTAACTGTCCTTCCACAAAGATAATCACAGTgatcttctttcattttgttaaaaacaagacaacaagtCCCAAATGGGatcacttatgctaagccccatgtCATCATACTGAGACTTAATTACAATTTCAGCTCtcctagaaatggaatcttaaactaGTCAATCAGAAATTGCCTGATAAGCACTAGTTAGGTTAGCTAGATAGACCCCTGTCATCCCCTAAGGGAAAGTAACCTTGCAATCACCATTAAGTTTTTTTGCCTAGTAtaactttctttttcctgttcccttctgcctataaaaatctttaattttgtacAGCACCTTGGAGATCCTTTCTATttgctagattggatgctgcctgattcatgaatcattgaataaagccaataagatcttaaaaatttactcagttgaattttgttttgtaaCAATTTACAATGGAATAAGAGATGGGTAgaaaattagagggaaaaaaattaattacatgggactgagtgaactgatgaggatgagtataatttttgtgactttctgtttgaatttaaaaaaaagaaaaaatcccacaaggactcagaggcaaagaatatacaaatcaattttcactgcaaagtaaaggagccgttacagtggaggattactggactgaatgtcaatattatgacatagtatgagtgtgtttcatgtttggtaattgcaatcattgttgcttttgttgtggtcatccatgtacaatgcttggtgtcagtctatttatctcttgtaaaaagaaaaaaaaaagaaaaaaaaaaagaaaattagagggaGAAACACAGATAAAGTAACAGAAACAATGCATAAATTCTtggcatttattctttttaagagTGGagtacagtcaaaaaaaaaatcagaacccaTAATGTGGCaacagatatatattttaatacatttatactACATGCAGTAGAAGATGTAATACTCACAGTAGGATCAGAAGATAGACATTTATTCAAGATTGGAGCCTGGTCAGGGAGGGCTGTTGTCAGAGCTAGTTTCATAATTCGCatggcccagtgcaaaatgaaaatgcaaagccccttgttcaaaaagggCATCACTAATACTACATGCAAATGCGGCGATAAAGAACAGAGAACATGCATTTTGTGCTTATCTCCTCAGTTCATGTGCATGCGCCATTGTCTCCTTGGGcttcatttacaaaacacaagttcaaagataaaattattaagtttCAAGACAGTGACAGCAGGACATTAAAACAATGGCAGGGCCCTTCTGACCAGGTCACACGCCCAGGAATCCAGCCCTGGGTGCTGTGGCAGACGTGTGCCACTCATTTTCCCCTTCAAGAAAGGACCCTCTATAAataacaaggttctactgtatagcacagggaactatactcaatatcttgtaataacctataacggaaaagaatctgaaaaagaatatatatatatatatataatagaatcaCCTGGCTGTACAACTGAAGCTAACACAACCTTATAAATtaactgtacctcaataaaaaaaatttttttaattgaca
Coding sequences:
- the LOC133082030 gene encoding LOW QUALITY PROTEIN: large ribosomal subunit protein eL14-like (The sequence of the model RefSeq protein was modified relative to this genomic sequence to represent the inferred CDS: deleted 1 base in 1 codon); protein product: MVFRRFVEVGQVAYVSLGPHAGRLVAIVDVIDQNRALVDGPCTQVRRQAMPFKCMQLTDFILKFPHGARQKYVREAWEKADINAKWAATRWAKKIEAREKKAKMTDFDRYKVMKARKMRNRLIKLEVKKLQKAALLKASPKKALAAKGAATAAAAKVPAKKMTATGKKAPAQKVPAQKAAGQKAAPPPKAQKGQKAPAQKAPALKASGKKA